Proteins from a genomic interval of Deltaproteobacteria bacterium:
- a CDS encoding sigma 54-interacting transcriptional regulator, giving the protein MNARPRTFGELKASEYPAFTVRDEMRKNLIRKLKSGEKIFPWLQGFEDTVVPQLVHAVLAGHDIILLGERGQAKSRILRALPTLLDDEIPVVKGSEINDSPFAPISLEARERLARDGDRTEIEWIGRDRRYGEKLATPDVSTADLIGEIDPVKVAEGRYLADERTIHYGIIPRTNRGIFAINELPDLPEKVQVALFNVLEERDFQIKGYRIRLPLDIMVVATANPEDYTNRGRIITPLKDRYESLVRTHYPLDRETEAAIIEAEQSRPVIGAMRASVPRYLLDIVAEFSRQAREHPAVDQRSGVSVRLSIANYETLVAAAEKRALLLGEEAAVPRISDLDNLAASSLGKLEFEMRGDDGDPMELFRKILGKAVLRVFGEWFELEQLHEVIAAFRQGWGVEVGETMPSADYVQGLDEIKGLRAAVEKAGAVASGEIAAAVEFIFEGLHLSGKLNKEVSEKGTTVYR; this is encoded by the coding sequence ATGAACGCCCGCCCCCGGACATTTGGCGAACTCAAGGCTTCCGAATACCCGGCCTTTACCGTGCGCGACGAGATGCGCAAGAACCTGATCCGCAAGCTGAAGAGCGGCGAGAAGATTTTCCCGTGGCTTCAGGGGTTCGAGGACACGGTCGTCCCTCAGCTCGTTCATGCCGTTCTGGCAGGTCACGACATTATTCTTCTTGGTGAGCGGGGTCAGGCAAAATCACGTATCCTGAGGGCACTCCCGACTCTGCTCGACGACGAGATACCGGTAGTGAAGGGGAGCGAAATAAACGATTCTCCCTTCGCACCCATATCCCTGGAGGCCCGTGAGCGGCTGGCCAGGGACGGTGACCGGACCGAGATCGAATGGATCGGCCGGGATCGCCGCTACGGGGAAAAACTCGCTACCCCGGATGTCTCCACTGCTGACCTCATCGGCGAGATCGATCCGGTCAAGGTGGCCGAGGGGCGCTATCTCGCCGATGAGCGAACGATCCATTACGGCATCATCCCGCGCACCAACCGGGGGATATTTGCCATCAACGAACTCCCGGATTTGCCAGAAAAGGTTCAGGTGGCGCTCTTCAACGTACTCGAGGAGCGGGATTTCCAGATCAAGGGTTACCGGATACGGCTGCCGCTCGATATCATGGTCGTGGCGACAGCCAATCCCGAGGACTATACCAACCGGGGACGGATCATTACGCCGCTCAAGGACCGGTATGAATCCCTGGTCCGCACCCACTATCCGCTGGACCGGGAGACGGAAGCAGCGATCATCGAGGCCGAGCAGTCCCGTCCGGTCATTGGCGCGATGAGGGCCAGTGTGCCCCGTTATCTGCTTGATATTGTGGCCGAGTTCAGCCGTCAGGCCCGCGAGCACCCGGCGGTGGACCAGCGATCGGGAGTCAGTGTCAGGCTGAGTATCGCCAATTACGAGACACTCGTCGCCGCTGCCGAAAAACGGGCCCTGCTCCTCGGCGAGGAAGCGGCCGTGCCCCGGATATCGGATCTGGACAATCTCGCGGCATCATCGCTGGGAAAACTCGAATTTGAGATGCGTGGCGACGACGGTGATCCCATGGAACTGTTCCGGAAGATTCTGGGCAAGGCGGTCTTGCGGGTATTTGGAGAGTGGTTCGAGCTGGAACAGTTGCATGAAGTGATCGCTGCCTTCCGGCAGGGATGGGGTGTGGAGGTGGGGGAAACAATGCCCTCGGCCGACTACGTGCAGGGGCTGGACGAAATCAAGGGGCTGCGGGCAGCCGTCGAAAAGGCCGGGGCCGTGGCATCCGGCGAGATCGCTGCTGCCGTGGAGTTCATCTTCGAGGGATTGCACCTCAGCGGCAAGCTGAACAAGGAAGTAAGCGAGAAGGGCACGACGGTCTACCGGTAG